In Patescibacteria group bacterium, a genomic segment contains:
- the thyA gene encoding thymidylate synthase codes for MRHPEYQYLDLLKDILENGSDKKLFFTPEVLAEYKKKGEEPPFIRSVFGRMCRYDLNQNFPLLTTKKVFARGIIEELIWFISGSSNIKYLVDRDVHIWDEWAWKSYHKHCLENCPDEDMAQADFILKLKSLPPENEFVKKWGDLITIYGRMWRRWPASDGREIDQLGAAIQGLKDKPYRKSYVVSAWNPDFIYAMASAGNKSEVPPFCHTTYQFAVVGGKLNLGLYQRSADLFLGVPFNIASYALLLLMVAQVTGIEPGEFVHFFGDVHLYSNHFEQARMQLTRLPQPFPVLKLNKEIKNIDDFKYEDIKVENYNPHSAIKAEIANIGGY; via the coding sequence ATGCGCCATCCGGAATACCAATATTTGGATTTGTTAAAAGATATCCTGGAGAACGGGAGCGACAAAAAGCTTTTTTTTACGCCTGAAGTTTTGGCCGAATATAAAAAAAAGGGGGAGGAGCCGCCTTTTATCCGTTCGGTTTTCGGAAGGATGTGCCGCTACGATCTTAACCAAAACTTTCCGCTTCTGACTACGAAAAAAGTATTCGCTCGGGGCATTATCGAAGAGCTTATTTGGTTCATAAGCGGAAGCTCCAATATAAAATATTTGGTTGACCGCGATGTCCATATATGGGACGAGTGGGCTTGGAAGTCATACCATAAGCATTGTTTGGAAAATTGCCCGGATGAAGATATGGCGCAAGCTGATTTTATTCTAAAACTAAAATCTTTGCCGCCGGAAAACGAATTTGTAAAAAAATGGGGTGATTTAATAACAATTTACGGGCGGATGTGGCGGCGCTGGCCGGCTTCTGACGGGCGCGAAATTGACCAGTTAGGCGCCGCTATCCAAGGATTAAAAGATAAGCCTTACCGCAAATCATACGTAGTATCCGCCTGGAACCCGGATTTTATCTACGCCATGGCGTCAGCCGGCAACAAAAGCGAAGTCCCCCCGTTCTGCCACACCACCTACCAGTTCGCCGTGGTAGGCGGAAAATTGAATTTAGGGCTATACCAGAGAAGCGCCGATTTATTTTTGGGAGTGCCTTTTAATATAGCGAGCTATGCCCTTCTGCTCCTAATGGTCGCGCAAGTTACCGGAATTGAACCTGGCGAATTTGTACATTTTTTCGGCGACGTGCATTTATACTCCAACCATTTTGAACAAGCCAGGATGCAATTAACCAGGCTTCCCCAGCCTTTTCCCGTTTTAAAGCTAAACAAAGAAATAAAGAACATTGACGATTTTAAATACGAGGATATTAAAGTGGAAAATTATAACCCGCATTCGGCTATAAAGGCCGAAATTGCAAATATCGGAGGATATTAA
- the rdgB gene encoding RdgB/HAM1 family non-canonical purine NTP pyrophosphatase, translated as MPKRKLLIASKNKGKVEEIKYKLKDLPFELLALDEISGEPVKEVEENAMSFEGNAIIKAMIFGNRFGCLTLGDDSGLAIDALGGRPGIHTSRYQGSSSEHKYLNILDEMENVPDGKRNARFIGAIAIYDPAAEIIHTCQDELTGLIAQEPKGDFGFGYDPIMYLPELGKTVAELTIDEKSAIDHRGKALEKAKKILLEKFLQ; from the coding sequence ATGCCAAAGAGGAAATTGCTGATAGCCTCAAAAAATAAAGGGAAAGTTGAAGAAATAAAATATAAGCTGAAGGATTTACCTTTTGAATTATTGGCGCTGGATGAAATTTCAGGGGAGCCGGTGAAGGAGGTTGAAGAAAACGCGATGAGCTTTGAAGGCAATGCGATTATTAAGGCTATGATTTTTGGAAATCGGTTTGGATGCCTTACGCTGGGTGATGATTCGGGCTTGGCAATCGACGCTTTGGGCGGACGTCCGGGTATCCACACCTCACGGTACCAAGGGTCTAGTTCCGAACATAAATACCTAAATATTCTTGATGAAATGGAAAATGTTCCTGACGGAAAAAGGAACGCGAGGTTTATCGGCGCGATTGCGATTTATGATCCAGCCGCGGAAATAATCCACACCTGCCAGGACGAACTTACCGGGTTAATTGCCCAAGAGCCCAAAGGAGATTTTGGTTTTGGCTATGACCCGATCATGTATCTGCCGGAACTGGGGAAAACTGTCGCCGAATTGACGATTGATGAAAAAAGCGCGATTGACCACCGGGGAAAAGCTTTGGAAAAAGCCAAAAAAATATTATTGGAAAAATTTCTACAATAG
- a CDS encoding dihydrofolate reductase family protein — MKVILMMVITADGKIAKSSDHFPDWSSKEDKKMFRQVSKECGVIIMGDKTFFTLPSPLPGRLNVVFTLEDNPKPQEGVKWVSGDPKKVLEELEGMGYEKVLVGGGTGVNTMFLENDLIDEIYINVEPKIFGAGLGLFNGDFNVNLELMSMEKINNNTVSLKYKVLSS; from the coding sequence ATGAAAGTAATATTAATGATGGTAATTACGGCCGATGGAAAAATCGCGAAATCAAGCGACCATTTTCCGGATTGGTCGAGTAAGGAGGACAAGAAAATGTTTCGCCAAGTTTCGAAAGAATGCGGGGTCATAATCATGGGCGATAAAACTTTTTTCACCCTTCCCTCGCCTCTTCCGGGGCGCTTGAACGTCGTATTTACTTTAGAAGACAATCCAAAGCCGCAAGAAGGCGTTAAATGGGTTTCGGGCGATCCGAAAAAAGTTTTAGAAGAGCTCGAAGGAATGGGATATGAGAAAGTTTTAGTCGGCGGCGGAACCGGAGTCAATACCATGTTTTTAGAAAATGATTTGATTGACGAAATATATATTAATGTCGAACCGAAGATTTTTGGCGCCGGACTGGGTTTGTTTAACGGAGATTTTAACGTGAACCTGGAATTAATGAGTATGGAGAAAATAAATAATAATACAGTTTCATTGAAATACAAAGTTTTATCCAGCTAA